The following proteins are co-located in the Brevibacillus laterosporus DSM 25 genome:
- a CDS encoding jacalin-like lectin, which translates to MSWRKSTLFGGSGGSPFNDDHTDVKRLAGFYIRHGSRIDAIQGIYDYLDGRRAPQEFHGGNGGTQAIVFFEDDEYIIRITGRTGSRVDQLTITTNKRTYGSYGGNGGSPFEIDAANIGGFFGRSGSEIDAIGFFIPTS; encoded by the coding sequence ATGTCTTGGAGAAAATCTACACTATTTGGTGGCAGTGGCGGTAGCCCCTTCAATGATGATCATACTGATGTGAAAAGATTAGCAGGCTTCTACATTCGTCATGGCAGTAGAATTGATGCTATTCAGGGTATTTACGATTATTTAGATGGAAGAAGAGCCCCACAAGAATTCCATGGAGGAAATGGAGGCACTCAAGCCATTGTTTTCTTTGAAGATGATGAGTATATCATCCGGATTACTGGTCGCACTGGTAGCCGTGTAGATCAACTTACCATTACGACAAATAAGCGTACGTATGGTTCTTACGGTGGAAACGGGGGAAGTCCCTTTGAGATTGACGCTGCAAATATTGGTGGTTTCTTTGGAAGATCGGGAAGTGAAATTGATGCCATAGGATTTTTTATACCTACATCCTAA
- a CDS encoding YjzC family protein, with protein sequence MGEHSRFHEGEKSPKNQVYIEIGETGSGVEDPMIITLKKGEKFPATRNKNRVWTQK encoded by the coding sequence ATGGGCGAACATAGCCGGTTTCATGAGGGAGAGAAATCACCGAAAAATCAGGTCTATATTGAAATTGGAGAAACAGGCTCTGGGGTAGAGGACCCAATGATTATTACCTTAAAAAAAGGGGAGAAATTCCCTGCTACACGAAATAAAAATCGAGTGTGGACACAAAAATAA
- the rpoZ gene encoding DNA-directed RNA polymerase subunit omega, producing MLYPSIDKLVDKVGSKYTLVTLASKRARQLREENDMQVEKPFSKKFVGQSLEEIISDKLPYETPAVK from the coding sequence ATGTTATATCCATCGATTGATAAACTTGTAGACAAAGTAGGTAGCAAATACACATTGGTGACACTGGCTTCCAAGCGAGCACGTCAGCTTCGTGAAGAAAATGATATGCAGGTTGAAAAACCTTTCTCGAAAAAATTTGTTGGGCAATCGTTAGAAGAGATCATTTCTGACAAATTACCGTACGAGACTCCAGCTGTAAAATAA
- a CDS encoding DUF309 domain-containing protein, whose product MYPSAYVEFLLHFHTDRDYFECHEILEEYWKSLSPEKRTSTWVCLIQVAVALYHHRRGNFNGATKLLQNASSLAILNKAELHHLGINVDSFTQLLQERIQAVLEKKTYHSMNLPLTDKSLLKQCQELASRRGLIFGSIGTPADDYLVHKHTLRDRNEVIMERNLSLIQKRRQND is encoded by the coding sequence ATGTATCCTTCTGCATATGTAGAATTTCTACTTCACTTTCATACTGATCGAGATTATTTTGAATGTCATGAGATTTTAGAGGAATACTGGAAATCACTCTCTCCAGAAAAACGTACGTCTACTTGGGTATGTCTGATTCAAGTTGCTGTGGCCCTCTATCACCATCGTCGTGGTAACTTTAACGGGGCAACAAAATTACTGCAAAATGCATCCTCCTTAGCAATTTTGAATAAAGCTGAGCTACATCACTTAGGCATAAACGTAGATTCGTTTACGCAGCTGCTTCAGGAACGGATACAGGCTGTTTTGGAGAAAAAAACGTATCACAGCATGAATCTTCCCTTAACCGACAAAAGTCTTCTGAAGCAGTGTCAGGAACTCGCTAGTCGTCGTGGTTTGATTTTTGGTAGTATCGGTACCCCTGCTGATGATTATCTCGTACACAAGCATACCCTACGTGACCGCAATGAGGTTATTATGGAACGCAATCTCAGCCTCATACAAAAGAGGAGACAAAACGATTAA
- a CDS encoding YicC/YloC family endoribonuclease gives MISMTGYGRKEIERGSMRLTVEMRAVNHRFCEIIVRLPKIWTMHEERVKKRIATKVRRGRVDVTVSLEAVRDESSEVQIDWSTAQFYVTAANQLVERFGLPETLHVKDLMRMPGVLIEASVPELSDEEVEQLLDEVTDAALAELYVMKSTEGSLLQLDLIRRLEYIKSTTHTLQDIAPEVREQYRNRLKNRLDEIMEDHMLDESKIFQEVALFAEKADISEEITRLLSHCEQFLEQIHSSEIIGRKLDFLLQEMNREANTIASKANHLQIQRLAVEVKTELEKMREQVQNVE, from the coding sequence ATGATTTCTATGACAGGCTACGGCCGAAAAGAAATAGAACGTGGATCTATGCGTTTAACGGTGGAAATGCGCGCGGTCAATCATCGTTTTTGTGAGATTATTGTTCGTTTGCCCAAAATTTGGACCATGCATGAAGAACGAGTGAAAAAGCGGATTGCAACGAAAGTGCGCCGTGGGCGAGTGGATGTTACCGTCTCGCTAGAAGCCGTTCGGGACGAGTCTTCCGAGGTTCAGATTGATTGGAGCACAGCGCAATTTTATGTTACGGCAGCCAATCAGCTAGTGGAACGTTTTGGTTTGCCTGAGACTCTTCACGTGAAAGATCTGATGCGTATGCCTGGTGTATTGATAGAAGCCAGTGTACCTGAGCTTTCTGATGAAGAGGTGGAACAGTTATTAGATGAGGTAACAGATGCTGCTTTAGCTGAGCTCTATGTCATGAAGAGTACAGAAGGGAGTCTCTTGCAGCTTGATCTGATACGACGCCTCGAATACATTAAGTCAACGACCCACACTTTGCAGGATATTGCTCCTGAAGTACGAGAGCAGTATCGCAATCGCCTGAAAAATCGCCTTGATGAAATCATGGAAGATCATATGCTAGATGAATCTAAAATCTTTCAAGAGGTGGCATTATTTGCTGAAAAGGCCGATATCTCCGAAGAAATTACGCGTTTGTTAAGTCATTGTGAGCAATTTTTGGAACAAATACATAGCTCGGAGATTATTGGACGCAAATTGGACTTTCTATTGCAAGAGATGAACAGAGAGGCTAATACAATCGCGTCAAAAGCGAATCATTTACAGATTCAGCGCTTGGCAGTTGAAGTGAAGACCGAACTGGAAAAAATGAGAGAACAAGTGCAGAACGTTGAGTGA
- the gmk gene encoding guanylate kinase, translating to MNKVGVETKIMDKDHGLLLVLSGPSGVGKGTVCKALREYMPQLIYSVSATTRQPRVNEVDGVNYFFKEKEEFKRMMKEDELLEWAEYVGNYYGTPRRFVEDTLATGRDVILEIEVQGAMQVKEKFPQGIFLFLAPPDLEELQNRIVGRGTETEESIKNRMAMARTEIEMMNHYDYVVVNDEISHACEKIKSIVTAEHLKKDRQVHKFLKWLKEV from the coding sequence ATGAATAAGGTAGGAGTTGAAACAAAGATTATGGATAAGGACCACGGCCTTCTGTTAGTTTTGTCGGGGCCATCTGGAGTGGGTAAAGGAACGGTTTGTAAAGCACTTCGTGAATATATGCCGCAACTTATCTACTCTGTATCTGCGACAACCAGACAACCACGTGTGAACGAAGTGGATGGGGTAAACTATTTCTTTAAAGAAAAAGAAGAGTTTAAGCGTATGATGAAAGAAGATGAGCTTCTTGAATGGGCAGAGTATGTTGGTAACTACTATGGAACACCTAGACGTTTTGTAGAAGATACGCTCGCTACTGGACGAGATGTCATCCTAGAAATTGAAGTGCAAGGAGCCATGCAGGTAAAAGAAAAATTCCCGCAAGGCATTTTCTTATTCTTAGCACCTCCTGATCTGGAAGAGTTACAAAACCGCATTGTTGGACGTGGTACGGAAACGGAAGAATCCATTAAGAATCGGATGGCGATGGCGCGTACTGAGATTGAGATGATGAATCATTATGATTATGTTGTCGTTAATGATGAGATCTCACATGCATGTGAAAAGATCAAATCCATTGTAACTGCCGAGCATTTGAAAAAAGATCGTCAGGTTCATAAATTTTTGAAATGGCTTAAGGAGGTATAA
- a CDS encoding Rqc2 family fibronectin-binding protein, whose amino-acid sequence MAFDGLVTRAVVHELSMLVGARITRIHQPHPSDIVMQVRSTQGTLKLLISANPTYPRIHLTSEEFINPKEAPMFCMLLRKHCENGVIEAITQDRMERVIYIDLKSRDELGDTTRKRIVVEIMGRHSNIILLDVKTNMILDGIHHVSHGVSQYRQVLPGRAYVAPPAQNKLNPLTASEQDFVMSLQWNEGKLDKQLVERFSGLSPLIARELVSRAALPTRDAIWHEFSSFMQQMTLHRYEPVIETTSDKAAFSITSLTHLGVRETETFPSISECLQRFYEHKAMRDVVKQKVQDLLRLVTNEKNKNEKKIEKLRHSIEDAHEAERFRLYGELILSHMHQAKKGDTELIATNWYSENAETIVIPLDALKTPSENMQAYYKKYNKAKASLAFIAEQISLAEQEVIYLDGILVQLAHASLVEAEEIREELVEQGYLRNRNRRGSKKKKETAPALDTYYSSDGTTLLVGKNNKQNEYLTNKLATSFETWLHTKDIPGSHVVIRSRTVSDQTLYEAAILAAYFSKAQQGSKVPVDYTLIRHVKKPSGAKPGYVTYEQQKTLFVTPDATLVAELKNNSAYEQK is encoded by the coding sequence GTGGCTTTTGACGGATTAGTAACTAGAGCGGTCGTCCATGAGCTATCCATGCTCGTAGGGGCCCGTATTACGCGAATACATCAACCGCATCCAAGCGATATCGTTATGCAGGTACGTTCAACCCAAGGTACCTTAAAATTGTTAATTTCAGCAAATCCAACTTATCCACGCATTCATTTGACATCAGAGGAATTTATTAATCCAAAGGAAGCTCCGATGTTTTGTATGTTATTGCGCAAGCATTGCGAAAATGGCGTAATTGAAGCCATCACACAAGATAGAATGGAACGTGTAATCTATATTGATCTAAAATCCCGCGATGAACTGGGAGATACCACCAGAAAACGAATTGTGGTTGAGATCATGGGTCGACATAGTAATATCATTCTGCTAGATGTGAAAACAAACATGATTCTGGATGGAATTCACCATGTTTCTCATGGAGTTAGCCAGTATCGACAAGTATTACCAGGTCGAGCCTATGTAGCTCCTCCTGCCCAAAATAAGCTGAACCCACTTACCGCAAGTGAGCAAGATTTTGTGATGTCTCTTCAATGGAACGAAGGAAAATTGGACAAACAGCTGGTCGAGCGTTTTAGCGGGCTTAGCCCCTTGATAGCCAGAGAGCTTGTTTCTCGTGCAGCACTACCTACACGTGATGCAATTTGGCATGAATTCTCCAGCTTTATGCAACAAATGACTCTCCACCGTTATGAACCTGTGATTGAGACGACCAGTGATAAAGCTGCCTTCTCTATCACTTCCCTCACACATTTGGGAGTCAGAGAAACTGAAACATTCCCATCGATCAGCGAATGCTTACAACGATTTTATGAGCATAAGGCAATGCGAGACGTGGTTAAGCAAAAGGTACAGGATCTATTACGATTGGTAACAAATGAAAAGAACAAGAACGAGAAGAAAATTGAAAAGCTACGTCATTCTATCGAGGATGCGCACGAGGCCGAACGTTTTCGGCTTTATGGTGAACTGATTCTATCTCATATGCATCAAGCAAAAAAAGGAGATACTGAGCTTATTGCAACCAACTGGTACAGTGAAAATGCTGAGACAATTGTCATTCCGCTGGACGCCTTAAAAACACCGTCGGAAAACATGCAAGCTTACTATAAAAAATATAACAAAGCGAAAGCAAGCCTAGCATTCATAGCAGAGCAGATTAGCTTGGCTGAACAAGAAGTCATCTATCTAGATGGCATTCTTGTACAATTGGCTCACGCTAGCTTAGTCGAAGCAGAAGAAATTCGGGAAGAATTGGTGGAGCAAGGTTATCTGCGCAATCGAAACAGACGCGGTTCCAAGAAGAAAAAAGAGACGGCCCCAGCACTCGATACCTACTATTCTTCAGATGGTACCACGCTGTTAGTCGGTAAAAATAATAAGCAAAATGAATATCTGACCAATAAATTGGCGACTAGCTTTGAGACATGGTTGCACACCAAAGATATCCCTGGTTCCCATGTGGTAATCAGATCGCGCACGGTAAGTGATCAAACCTTATATGAAGCAGCCATACTTGCGGCCTATTTCAGCAAAGCTCAGCAAGGCAGTAAAGTGCCAGTCGATTATACCCTGATCCGACATGTAAAAAAACCAAGTGGTGCTAAACCTGGCTATGTAACCTATGAGCAACAAAAGACGTTATTTGTTACTCCAGATGCTACCTTAGTTGCTGAGCTAAAAAATAATTCAGCATACGAACAAAAGTAA
- the fmt gene encoding methionyl-tRNA formyltransferase has translation MKDTRILFMGTPDFSTQSLQALITNGYQVVGVVTQPDRPVGRKRVLTPPPVKELALRYGLPVYQPEKIRESEAVQSVLDATRPDLIVTAAYGQILPTSLLEAPKHGCINIHASLLPKYRGGAPIHASIINGEKETGVTIMYMVQALDAGDMISKVIVPIEERDTAASMFEKLATAGADLLIDTLPKLLNGEITPEPQNHEEATFAPNIKRENERLDWNKSAQEIYNQVRGMNSWPVAFTTFEEKVWKIWWAEVVELAGQLATPGTIIDRTEDGLIIACGAGSIILKEIQPEGKKRMSVYDFLRGAGASIALGSKVGE, from the coding sequence TTGAAAGATACTCGAATTCTTTTTATGGGAACCCCTGATTTTTCTACACAAAGCTTGCAAGCCTTAATCACGAATGGCTATCAGGTTGTAGGTGTTGTCACACAACCGGATCGTCCGGTCGGCCGAAAACGCGTGCTGACCCCTCCTCCGGTAAAGGAGCTAGCACTTCGTTATGGGTTACCTGTTTATCAGCCGGAAAAAATTAGGGAGAGCGAAGCCGTTCAAAGCGTGTTGGATGCCACTCGTCCCGATTTGATTGTAACAGCTGCCTATGGTCAAATTTTACCTACCTCATTATTGGAAGCTCCTAAACATGGATGCATTAATATACATGCCTCCTTGCTACCAAAATATCGTGGCGGTGCGCCAATTCATGCCAGCATTATCAATGGCGAGAAAGAGACAGGGGTTACCATTATGTATATGGTACAAGCTCTGGATGCAGGTGACATGATCTCGAAAGTGATTGTGCCGATTGAAGAGCGCGATACAGCAGCTAGCATGTTTGAAAAGCTAGCAACAGCCGGCGCAGATTTATTGATCGATACGTTGCCAAAGCTATTGAATGGTGAGATCACACCAGAGCCACAAAACCATGAGGAGGCTACCTTTGCGCCTAACATTAAGCGTGAGAACGAGCGACTAGATTGGAATAAATCGGCTCAGGAAATTTATAATCAGGTGCGTGGTATGAACTCATGGCCTGTTGCCTTTACTACGTTTGAAGAAAAAGTGTGGAAAATTTGGTGGGCAGAAGTGGTGGAGCTAGCTGGCCAATTAGCTACCCCTGGAACCATCATTGACCGAACAGAAGATGGCCTAATCATTGCTTGTGGAGCAGGAAGTATTATCTTGAAAGAAATCCAACCAGAAGGCAAAAAGCGAATGAGCGTGTATGATTTCTTACGCGGTGCAGGCGCTTCCATTGCTTTAGGTTCGAAAGTAGGAGAATAG
- the coaBC gene encoding bifunctional phosphopantothenoylcysteine decarboxylase/phosphopantothenate--cysteine ligase CoaBC: MSILQHKEIVLGVSGGIAAYKAAALTSKLTQAGAKVSVVLTANACRFVQPITFEALSHRPVYTDTFTEPVPGVISHIDVADRADLVILAPATANIIGKYANGIADDMLSTMLLATTAPVMVAPAMNVNMYNHPAVQANMQRLLSYGVTMVEPNEGMLACGWVGRGRLAEPEEIVEAAIRFFEQKEVTTKSVHAASHQDLQGKKIVVTAGPTREKIDPVRYISNYSSGKMGYAIAEAARDRGADVTLISGPTALSIPSGVTFVPVESVQEMLDAVLQVYPQADVVIKSAAVSDYRPEQVYTHKVKKTESEDFSLSLVKAPDILRTLGEQKTHQMLVGFAAETQEVEKHALDKMRRKNLDMIVANDVLQEGAGMGVDTNIVTIYQQDQAPIRLNKMSKRDVAERLLDAMKQNLQAGVQES, from the coding sequence ATGAGTATCTTACAACATAAAGAGATTGTTCTGGGTGTGTCCGGTGGAATTGCCGCCTATAAAGCGGCGGCCTTAACAAGTAAATTGACACAGGCAGGAGCCAAGGTAAGCGTCGTGTTGACGGCTAATGCTTGCCGATTTGTACAACCGATTACATTTGAAGCATTATCGCATCGCCCTGTTTATACGGATACGTTTACGGAACCGGTTCCAGGAGTAATCTCTCATATAGATGTAGCGGATCGAGCTGACTTGGTCATACTCGCCCCTGCTACAGCTAACATTATCGGAAAATATGCAAACGGAATTGCTGATGATATGCTCTCAACCATGTTATTAGCTACGACTGCTCCCGTCATGGTAGCACCGGCTATGAATGTAAATATGTATAATCATCCTGCTGTCCAAGCTAATATGCAACGCTTGCTTTCCTATGGAGTGACGATGGTAGAGCCTAATGAGGGAATGCTGGCTTGTGGATGGGTTGGCAGAGGGCGCTTGGCCGAACCTGAAGAAATTGTAGAAGCGGCTATTCGTTTTTTTGAACAGAAAGAAGTAACTACGAAATCAGTACATGCAGCATCTCATCAGGACCTACAAGGGAAAAAAATCGTTGTGACAGCAGGACCTACCCGCGAAAAAATTGATCCAGTACGTTATATTTCAAATTACTCGAGCGGAAAGATGGGCTATGCGATTGCAGAAGCAGCTCGTGATCGTGGTGCAGATGTTACGTTAATTAGCGGGCCTACAGCCCTTTCCATCCCTTCTGGAGTTACTTTTGTCCCGGTCGAGTCGGTGCAAGAAATGCTGGATGCAGTCTTACAGGTTTATCCACAGGCGGATGTTGTGATCAAGTCAGCTGCTGTATCTGATTATCGTCCAGAACAAGTGTACACGCATAAGGTAAAGAAAACGGAGAGCGAAGATTTTTCGCTTTCATTAGTAAAAGCTCCAGATATTCTTCGTACGTTAGGAGAACAGAAAACACATCAAATGCTAGTCGGCTTTGCAGCGGAAACGCAGGAGGTCGAGAAGCATGCGCTAGATAAAATGCGTCGCAAAAACTTGGACATGATTGTAGCAAATGATGTGTTACAGGAAGGTGCTGGTATGGGTGTTGATACCAATATTGTAACGATCTATCAACAAGATCAAGCACCTATTCGTCTCAATAAAATGAGTAAGCGGGACGTAGCGGAACGCCTTTTAGATGCAATGAAACAGAATTTGCAAGCAGGAGTTCAAGAGTCGTGA
- the remA gene encoding extracellular matrix/biofilm regulator RemA, translating into MGIKLINIGFGNIVNANRIISIVSPESAPIKRIIQEARDRNMLVDATYGRRTRAVIITDSDHVILSAVQPETVAQRLTNKDDESDE; encoded by the coding sequence ATGGGGATTAAGTTGATAAATATCGGGTTTGGAAATATCGTGAATGCAAATCGCATCATTTCGATTGTAAGTCCTGAATCCGCACCAATTAAACGAATTATACAAGAAGCAAGGGATCGCAATATGCTTGTTGATGCTACGTACGGACGCAGAACGCGTGCTGTGATTATCACAGATAGTGATCATGTCATTTTATCAGCGGTACAACCGGAGACGGTTGCCCAACGTCTAACCAATAAAGATGACGAGTCTGATGAATAA
- the def gene encoding peptide deformylase, with protein MAIRNIVNHPDPILREKAIQVTKFNSNLHKLLDDMKDTMYEANGVGIAAPQVGISKRVFVMDCGDFYVEAINPEIIEFSGEQFENYPEGCLSIPGLHGDVRRHMLVKMRAQDRDGNFYELEVDDLEARCIQHELDHLNGVLFIDIAEKVYPATEGKEGV; from the coding sequence ATGGCAATTCGCAACATCGTAAACCATCCTGATCCTATTTTAAGAGAAAAAGCAATACAGGTAACGAAATTTAACAGTAACCTGCACAAATTGCTTGATGATATGAAAGATACAATGTACGAAGCAAACGGAGTAGGGATTGCGGCCCCACAGGTAGGTATTTCTAAAAGAGTATTCGTGATGGATTGCGGCGATTTCTATGTAGAAGCGATCAACCCTGAAATCATTGAGTTTAGCGGTGAGCAATTTGAGAATTATCCGGAGGGGTGTCTAAGCATCCCAGGCCTACATGGTGATGTTCGTCGCCATATGCTGGTGAAAATGCGTGCACAAGACCGTGACGGTAACTTCTATGAACTAGAGGTAGACGATCTAGAAGCTCGTTGTATTCAACATGAACTGGATCACTTGAACGGTGTTTTATTCATTGACATTGCCGAAAAAGTATATCCTGCAACAGAGGGCAAGGAAGGGGTTTAG
- the priA gene encoding primosomal protein N' translates to MSNHQMRAKVIVDVPTIRTNRPYDYAVPLWLQPLIAVGSRVVVPFGPRKVQGYVIGLIQGQEIDHDPDGPGMLKIKEVEKVLDDVPPLSLELIHLAEWMSHRYLCPLTMSIAAMLPAVLKGKTEKWYMLADEVNEELVAKHPLLHYLVHQGSLLQAEAEKQFPVDSKLVPKWIKSGLIVSEYQVKDRLTHKKVAHIQLAIDEIRAWELMENIPKRSYRMRNVLEFLLNQQQAQEIRESYPIKDVIEKLSITRSTLTTMQQKGWIAIEQKEVGRDPYANRTFSPPPKHILTEEQEHNLAAILRSIEQEEYHSYLLHGVTGSGKTEVYMEAIEHTLAKGREAIFLVPEISLTPQMVERIKGRFGDNVAVLHSALSQGERYDEWRKILRQQVQVVVGARSAIFAPFRNLGLIIMDEEHEGSYKQEETPRYHARDVAMWRAQTNKGVLIMGSATPALETYALATRGRYDLLSMKSRVGNRPLPKVHVVDMREEMRDQNRSMFSRTLHQMIEDRLQKQQQIVIFLNRRGFSTFVMCRSCGYTLACPHCDISLTYHRTNHTARCHYCGYTISQPKHCPECQSDHIRFFGTGTQKVEEELAKLFPGVRVIRMDVDTTSKKGAHEALLNKFRTGQGDILLGTQMIAKGLDFPRVTLVGVIAADTSLYLPDFRAAEKTFQLLTQVGGRAGRHELTGDVVVQTYTPEHYSIQHATRHDYESFYQAEMIHRKKTGYPPFYRLVLITFSHEDVPMVIRAAEQYAAYLRPRLAQTTVILGPVASPIARIKDRFRFQIMLKYRDEPKIFDLLAQTTLHFDDWMKQNKVLSTIDVDPQMLL, encoded by the coding sequence ATGAGTAATCATCAAATGAGAGCAAAAGTCATTGTAGATGTCCCAACAATTCGCACCAATCGACCGTATGACTATGCTGTTCCCTTGTGGCTACAGCCGTTGATTGCAGTGGGAAGCCGTGTTGTTGTACCATTTGGGCCTCGTAAGGTTCAAGGGTATGTCATTGGATTGATACAAGGGCAAGAGATAGATCATGACCCCGATGGTCCGGGCATGTTAAAAATAAAAGAAGTTGAAAAGGTATTAGACGATGTTCCGCCACTCTCCCTTGAATTAATTCATTTGGCAGAATGGATGAGCCATCGCTATTTATGCCCACTTACTATGTCGATTGCTGCGATGTTGCCGGCGGTTTTAAAAGGTAAAACAGAAAAATGGTACATGCTCGCAGATGAAGTGAATGAAGAACTAGTAGCAAAACATCCTTTGTTACACTATTTAGTACATCAAGGAAGCCTGTTGCAAGCAGAAGCAGAGAAACAATTCCCTGTAGATAGCAAGCTAGTTCCCAAATGGATTAAAAGTGGATTAATCGTTAGTGAATATCAGGTGAAAGATCGGCTGACACATAAAAAAGTAGCGCATATACAGCTAGCAATCGATGAGATAAGAGCATGGGAGCTCATGGAGAACATACCAAAGCGTTCCTATCGGATGCGAAATGTACTTGAATTTCTGTTGAATCAGCAACAGGCACAAGAAATAAGAGAGTCATATCCAATCAAGGATGTAATAGAGAAGCTATCTATTACACGTTCGACGCTTACAACGATGCAACAAAAAGGCTGGATAGCGATAGAGCAGAAAGAAGTAGGCAGAGATCCTTACGCCAATCGTACTTTTTCACCACCGCCAAAGCATATATTGACGGAAGAACAGGAACATAATTTAGCGGCCATTTTGCGTTCCATCGAGCAAGAAGAATATCATTCCTACCTGCTACATGGTGTAACGGGTAGCGGTAAAACAGAAGTGTATATGGAAGCAATTGAACATACGTTAGCGAAAGGTCGAGAAGCAATCTTTTTGGTGCCTGAAATTTCGTTGACACCTCAGATGGTAGAGAGAATCAAGGGACGTTTTGGTGATAATGTAGCTGTATTACACAGTGCGTTATCACAAGGAGAGCGATATGATGAGTGGCGCAAAATTTTGCGGCAGCAGGTACAGGTTGTAGTCGGAGCTCGTTCGGCCATCTTTGCTCCTTTTCGTAATCTGGGTCTGATCATCATGGATGAGGAGCATGAGGGTTCCTATAAACAGGAAGAGACTCCAAGATACCATGCTAGGGATGTGGCCATGTGGCGAGCACAAACCAATAAAGGTGTGCTTATTATGGGGAGTGCTACACCCGCTTTGGAAACCTATGCATTGGCAACACGAGGACGCTATGACTTGTTATCCATGAAGTCGCGGGTAGGGAATAGACCTCTTCCAAAAGTACATGTGGTTGATATGCGGGAAGAGATGAGAGATCAGAATCGATCCATGTTTAGCAGGACCTTGCATCAAATGATTGAGGATCGTCTTCAAAAGCAACAACAGATTGTTATTTTTTTGAATCGTAGAGGCTTCTCTACTTTTGTCATGTGCCGTTCCTGTGGATATACATTGGCTTGTCCACATTGCGATATCTCACTTACTTATCATCGAACAAATCATACAGCTCGCTGTCATTACTGTGGGTATACCATTTCTCAGCCAAAGCATTGTCCAGAATGCCAAAGCGATCACATTCGTTTTTTTGGTACAGGTACACAAAAGGTCGAGGAAGAATTGGCTAAATTATTTCCCGGTGTTCGCGTCATTCGGATGGATGTGGATACCACTTCCAAGAAGGGAGCACACGAAGCATTACTGAACAAGTTTCGTACTGGTCAAGGTGATATTTTATTAGGTACACAAATGATTGCGAAGGGTCTTGATTTTCCACGTGTAACGCTAGTGGGAGTAATAGCGGCTGATACTTCCTTATACCTGCCGGATTTTCGCGCGGCAGAAAAAACGTTTCAGCTTCTAACCCAGGTAGGGGGGCGAGCAGGTCGTCATGAGCTTACTGGGGATGTAGTTGTGCAAACATATACACCTGAACATTACAGCATCCAACATGCAACTCGGCACGATTATGAATCCTTTTATCAAGCTGAGATGATCCATCGTAAGAAAACGGGCTACCCGCCATTCTATCGTCTAGTCTTGATTACATTCTCGCATGAAGATGTTCCTATGGTGATTCGGGCTGCGGAACAGTACGCTGCTTATCTACGACCGCGGCTGGCACAGACAACCGTTATATTGGGGCCTGTGGCCTCGCCAATTGCCCGGATCAAAGATAGATTTAGGTTTCAGATCATGTTAAAATATCGTGATGAACCGAAAATATTTGATCTATTGGCGCAAACTACGCTACATTTTGATGATTGGATGAAACAAAACAAAGTGTTGTCCACGATAGATGTCGACCCACAGATGCTACTCTAA